In Risungbinella massiliensis, a single window of DNA contains:
- the ccsA gene encoding cytochrome c biogenesis protein CcsA: MFRDQWGLDFLLYLYVVSLLFSFADLIQPNPRTRKLSSVFLGVVWIGITIQFISLPMGSGTIQPSLIFDWTLITIALVAKRFFRRDLLSFSLGAIGFGVLFYYIFFAQPVSDLEHQQLFSKLIMLHIALAFMAYATFIVSGLASAFYLFCNSQLKKKKWNRWLMRLPSLGHLQWFSYWLIAVGFLLLLISLPLGVFWAMETLPHFQIWSDVKMWTSCLVLVFYGYLLYTWLGSPCPGKKLARLNSVALLLLLINFIVSKTDWSFHNWS, from the coding sequence ATGTTTCGAGATCAGTGGGGATTGGATTTTCTCCTCTATTTGTATGTGGTGAGTTTGCTGTTCTCGTTCGCGGACCTCATACAGCCCAATCCTCGAACACGAAAACTTTCTTCTGTGTTCTTAGGAGTGGTCTGGATTGGGATAACAATCCAATTCATTTCCCTTCCAATGGGATCAGGTACAATTCAGCCAAGTCTGATATTTGATTGGACGCTGATCACCATTGCCCTAGTAGCAAAGCGATTTTTTCGACGCGATTTGCTTTCGTTTAGCTTAGGAGCAATTGGGTTTGGCGTCCTGTTCTATTATATTTTTTTTGCGCAACCTGTTTCGGACCTAGAGCATCAACAGCTTTTTTCTAAGCTGATTATGCTGCATATTGCCCTCGCCTTTATGGCATATGCCACGTTTATCGTTTCAGGATTGGCTTCCGCTTTTTATTTGTTCTGCAATTCGCAGTTAAAAAAGAAAAAATGGAACCGATGGCTGATGCGACTTCCTAGTTTAGGACACCTACAATGGTTTTCTTACTGGCTTATCGCAGTCGGCTTTTTGTTACTTCTTATTTCTTTGCCTTTAGGTGTATTTTGGGCGATGGAAACATTACCACATTTTCAGATCTGGTCTGATGTGAAGATGTGGACTTCTTGTCTCGTATTGGTGTTTTATGGCTATCTTCTGTATACTTGGCTCGGATCTCCGTGTCCAGGTAAGAAACTAGCTCGGCTCAATTCCGTTGCTTTACTCTTACTGCTGATCAATTTCATAGTCTCAAAGACAGATTGGTCTTTTCATAATTGGTCGTAG
- the hemA gene encoding glutamyl-tRNA reductase produces MHILTVGLSHQTAPVELRERLSFSTDRLTLALKHLSEMKSILEAVIVSTCNRMELYVVVDQLHTGEYYSKAFLENWFQLNRKEFESYLYVKKEQAAVEHLLRVVSGLDSLVLGETQILGQVKDAFQHALEAKSTGTILHELMTRALRFGKRAHRETEIGQNAVSVSYAAVELGKKLFASFEGKTVALLGAGKMSELTAKHFQANGATRVLVLNRTLARAEELAQKVGGEAMELSQLPTALTQADIVVSSTGATEYVITVDMMKEIARKRFMPLFLIDIAVPRDIEPAVHEFDQVYLYNIDDLQEIVQANMTLRQQEATRIEKWIELELVEFADWVSMLGVVPIIRAMREKAVLVQEEAMDRIERKLPELTEQELRVVRKMTKSIINQMLRDPITRVKELGDHPKREEALQMAAYLFAVEEDSKLAKSKEKDSVATSAVGLVQKFSLS; encoded by the coding sequence ATGCACATCTTGACGGTGGGTCTCAGTCATCAGACAGCGCCAGTGGAACTGCGGGAGCGTCTCTCGTTCTCAACAGACCGTCTCACTCTTGCTCTAAAACATCTTAGTGAGATGAAGAGTATCCTGGAGGCTGTCATTGTTAGCACCTGTAACCGGATGGAACTATACGTGGTCGTAGACCAATTGCATACAGGAGAATATTACTCTAAAGCATTCCTAGAAAACTGGTTCCAGCTCAATCGAAAAGAATTTGAATCATACTTATATGTAAAAAAAGAGCAAGCAGCAGTAGAGCACTTACTTCGTGTAGTAAGTGGTCTTGATTCACTCGTTTTAGGCGAGACACAGATTTTGGGGCAAGTAAAAGATGCGTTCCAACATGCTCTAGAAGCAAAATCGACTGGAACAATCCTTCATGAGTTAATGACAAGAGCTCTTCGATTTGGTAAGCGTGCTCATCGAGAGACCGAGATTGGACAAAATGCTGTCTCAGTTAGTTATGCTGCGGTAGAGCTTGGGAAAAAACTATTTGCGTCCTTTGAAGGGAAGACAGTAGCGCTGTTAGGTGCAGGTAAAATGAGCGAACTAACTGCGAAACACTTCCAAGCAAACGGTGCAACACGGGTATTAGTTCTCAACCGAACCTTAGCTCGAGCGGAGGAATTGGCACAAAAAGTAGGTGGCGAAGCGATGGAGCTTAGTCAACTACCAACTGCTCTTACCCAAGCAGATATAGTGGTCAGCTCGACAGGAGCAACCGAATATGTCATTACGGTAGATATGATGAAGGAGATTGCTCGCAAGCGATTTATGCCACTGTTTTTGATCGATATTGCGGTACCGAGGGATATCGAGCCTGCGGTTCATGAATTCGACCAAGTTTATCTCTACAATATCGATGATCTTCAAGAGATTGTCCAAGCCAATATGACATTACGCCAACAAGAAGCAACACGCATCGAAAAATGGATCGAACTAGAACTTGTAGAGTTTGCTGATTGGGTGAGCATGTTAGGGGTAGTACCGATTATCCGTGCAATGCGGGAAAAAGCAGTTTTGGTTCAAGAAGAGGCAATGGACCGAATCGAACGGAAGCTTCCAGAACTTACAGAGCAAGAATTGCGTGTGGTTCGGAAGATGACCAAGAGTATCATTAATCAAATGCTACGTGATCCTATTACTCGAGTCAAAGAGTTAGGAGATCATCCTAAACGTGAAGAAGCTCTCCAAATGGCAGCTTATCTGTTTGCTGTAGAAGAGGATTCTAAACTAGCAAAGTCAAAAGAAAAAGATTCGGTTGCAACTTCTGCTGTTGGACTAGTCCAGAAGTTCTCGTTGTCCTAA
- the map gene encoding type I methionyl aminopeptidase has protein sequence MKTPDQIEKMHQAGRLLANCHQQIRSMIQPGVSSWDIEEFVEEYLAQHGAIPEQKGYMGYQYATCASINDEVCHGFPRKEPLQNGDIITIDMVVNLDGWLADSAWSYAVGEISEEATKLMNVTHTALQKGIEQAKVGNRIGDIGNAIQTYAESQGMSVVRPFIGHGIGQRMHELPEVPHYGPAGKGPILKEGMVFTIEPMINLGKHHVHVLEDGWTAKTVDGSLSCQYEHTIALTADGPIILTDQVN, from the coding sequence GTGAAAACACCCGATCAAATCGAAAAAATGCATCAAGCTGGGCGCTTACTCGCCAACTGTCATCAACAAATCCGTAGTATGATTCAACCGGGTGTGAGCTCCTGGGATATAGAAGAATTTGTAGAGGAATATCTAGCGCAGCATGGCGCGATCCCTGAACAGAAAGGGTATATGGGCTATCAATATGCCACCTGTGCTTCGATCAACGATGAGGTCTGCCATGGGTTTCCCCGTAAAGAACCTCTACAGAATGGAGATATTATTACCATCGACATGGTAGTCAACTTAGATGGTTGGCTAGCTGATTCTGCATGGAGCTATGCTGTAGGGGAGATTTCAGAAGAAGCTACCAAACTGATGAACGTGACCCATACTGCACTCCAGAAAGGAATAGAGCAAGCTAAGGTTGGCAACCGAATTGGGGATATCGGAAACGCAATCCAAACATATGCAGAATCCCAAGGAATGAGTGTCGTTCGCCCTTTTATCGGACATGGAATCGGCCAACGCATGCATGAGTTACCAGAGGTACCACATTATGGACCTGCGGGGAAAGGTCCCATTTTGAAAGAAGGGATGGTCTTTACCATCGAACCAATGATTAACTTGGGAAAACATCATGTACATGTCCTAGAAGATGGATGGACTGCCAAAACAGTGGATGGGAGTCTCTCCTGCCAATATGAACATACCATCGCGTTAACAGCAGATGGGCCGATTATCTTAACCGATCAAGTGAATTGA
- a CDS encoding golvesin C-terminal-like domain-containing protein — MVKRRSFIRNLISLLLVFSMIPLPLLAMQENAQTNNQMKADTQNVDPSRIDHLGSYYYAFLKASKEFHVPKEILLAVGYAESRWQDHKGQPSQLNGYGMMHLADNPNNQSLKKASQLLQVSEDKLKTDISLNIRGAAVVLANLAKEHNDGKLPNKLEDWYTTVAAYSGLTTPLTKKWYADEVYQIINQGAYREVDGQDLYLPPTNVSPNRKEYENVRDFQAFATPDYPNARWVAAHSSNYTSANRESDGNSIDYIILHTTQGSYSGAISWFQNSASNVSAHYVIRSSDGQVTQMVQNKDIAWHAGNWDYNVHSIGIEHEGYVSDPAWYTDSMYRSSANLTKWLADKYGIPKTRSRIIGHNEVPGATHTDPGPHWDWTYYMSLVNGSSTSGIIVDNSTSGRFLASGNWDGSSWSSQKYGTDYRFTTPQAVSDAAWYKINVPTSGTYDVYAWWPANSGYNNSTPYVIKTTTGNKTVHVDQRSNGGKWNLLGTFSIAAGDDYVVGVSRWTTGTGYVMADAVKLVKR, encoded by the coding sequence TTGGTAAAACGTAGAAGCTTCATTCGAAATCTAATTAGTTTGCTGCTAGTTTTTTCCATGATTCCATTACCCTTGTTGGCGATGCAAGAAAATGCTCAAACTAACAATCAAATGAAAGCGGATACACAAAACGTTGATCCATCTCGAATCGACCATTTGGGATCATATTATTATGCATTCCTAAAAGCATCCAAGGAATTCCATGTTCCGAAAGAGATTCTTTTGGCAGTAGGTTATGCCGAAAGTCGTTGGCAAGATCATAAAGGACAACCAAGTCAATTAAATGGTTATGGAATGATGCATTTAGCAGATAATCCTAATAATCAAAGTCTAAAAAAGGCTAGTCAGTTACTGCAAGTATCAGAAGATAAACTAAAGACCGATATTTCTCTAAATATACGAGGTGCTGCTGTCGTTTTAGCAAATCTAGCGAAGGAACATAATGATGGCAAATTGCCTAATAAATTAGAAGATTGGTATACAACAGTTGCTGCATATAGTGGTCTTACTACTCCTTTAACAAAAAAATGGTATGCTGATGAAGTTTATCAGATTATCAATCAAGGGGCGTATCGAGAAGTAGATGGGCAAGATCTCTATCTTCCTCCAACAAACGTGTCCCCTAATCGAAAAGAATATGAGAACGTTCGAGATTTTCAGGCCTTTGCAACTCCAGATTATCCTAATGCCCGTTGGGTCGCAGCACATAGTAGCAATTATACAAGCGCAAATCGCGAATCAGATGGTAATTCTATCGATTATATTATTCTTCATACAACCCAAGGATCTTATAGTGGAGCAATTAGTTGGTTCCAGAATTCAGCTTCGAATGTAAGTGCGCATTATGTAATTCGTTCCAGTGATGGTCAGGTAACACAAATGGTTCAGAATAAAGATATCGCTTGGCATGCTGGTAACTGGGATTATAATGTTCACAGTATCGGGATTGAACATGAAGGCTATGTGAGTGACCCAGCTTGGTATACAGATAGCATGTACCGCTCTTCTGCTAATCTAACCAAATGGCTCGCCGATAAATATGGTATCCCAAAAACACGCTCACGCATTATCGGTCATAACGAAGTACCAGGAGCAACGCATACTGATCCTGGTCCTCATTGGGATTGGACTTACTATATGTCGCTTGTAAATGGTAGCTCTACTTCGGGAATTATCGTAGACAACTCTACTTCAGGACGGTTTTTAGCAAGTGGCAATTGGGATGGAAGTTCTTGGAGCAGTCAAAAATACGGAACCGATTATCGATTTACAACTCCACAGGCTGTCAGTGATGCTGCTTGGTACAAAATAAATGTTCCTACGTCTGGAACCTACGATGTTTATGCATGGTGGCCAGCTAATAGTGGATATAACAATTCTACCCCGTATGTTATTAAAACAACTACTGGAAACAAAACAGTCCATGTCGATCAAAGATCAAATGGTGGAAAGTGGAATTTATTAGGGACGTTTAGTATAGCGGCTGGAGACGATTATGTTGTTGGTGTTTCTAGGTGGACAACAGGTACAGGCTATGTGATGGCAGATGCAGTCAAATTGGTGAAGAGGTAA
- a CDS encoding SAM-dependent methyltransferase — MKIELESIGLIQNDRSIIEDDYWGSVVSTIILDPKIVFPESTLGLEEFSHLEVIYYMHLVSDEKIQNGARHPRNLTHLPKVGVFAQRVKSRPNKLGLSRCKLISVDGLQLQVQGLDALNGTPVVDIKPYFQEFSPREEVHQPAWAKEIMKDYFKGK; from the coding sequence ATGAAAATCGAACTTGAAAGTATTGGGTTAATTCAGAATGATCGATCCATTATTGAAGACGATTACTGGGGAAGTGTAGTCTCTACTATTATTTTAGATCCCAAAATAGTTTTTCCTGAGTCAACTCTTGGTTTGGAAGAATTCTCCCATCTAGAAGTGATCTACTATATGCATTTAGTATCTGATGAGAAAATCCAAAATGGAGCAAGACATCCACGTAACCTTACACACCTTCCCAAGGTCGGTGTCTTTGCACAACGTGTCAAATCTCGCCCCAATAAACTGGGTCTATCTCGATGCAAGTTGATATCAGTAGATGGATTACAGTTGCAAGTGCAGGGATTGGACGCACTAAACGGCACACCAGTGGTAGATATCAAACCATACTTTCAAGAGTTCTCTCCACGTGAAGAAGTGCACCAACCTGCTTGGGCGAAGGAGATTATGAAGGATTATTTTAAGGGTAAGTAA
- a CDS encoding D-alanine--D-alanine ligase, with translation MNRKTRVAVLFGGKSGEHDVSLHSASSVMKAMDPNRYEVYPIAINKQGEWLPGTDALPLLEGKLEEEHVEAISSQLPVLATASNGGGSLPAFRMNEIDVIFPVLHGTFGEDGTVQGMLEIANIPYVGAGVLASAVGMDKVLSKKVFRDAGLPQGEFTYFLRREWEKDSEAIIAKIESKFQYPVFLKPANLGSSVGISKAGNREELIEGIHLAIKYDRKVVVEEFIPAREIEVAVLGNDDPVASMPGEIISSNDFYDYNAKYVDGKSIIEIPAKLPADKLEQIREWAIKAYKAIDCSGLSRVDFFYRKDNGEILINEINTMPGFTQFSMYAKMWEQSGVSYSELVDRLIELALDRFEDKQKSFNSI, from the coding sequence ATGAACAGAAAAACACGAGTTGCAGTCTTATTTGGAGGAAAGTCTGGGGAACACGATGTATCCCTTCATTCTGCTTCTTCTGTTATGAAAGCAATGGATCCAAATCGGTATGAGGTTTACCCAATTGCGATTAACAAACAAGGAGAGTGGCTACCAGGAACAGATGCTCTTCCGCTACTTGAGGGGAAATTAGAAGAGGAACATGTGGAAGCAATTTCTAGTCAGCTACCTGTCCTTGCTACAGCTTCTAATGGTGGTGGTTCACTACCAGCATTTCGAATGAATGAAATAGATGTGATCTTTCCAGTATTACATGGAACATTTGGAGAAGACGGAACCGTACAAGGAATGTTAGAAATAGCGAATATTCCGTATGTAGGAGCCGGAGTGTTGGCTTCTGCAGTAGGGATGGACAAAGTACTTTCCAAGAAAGTATTCCGAGATGCTGGTCTTCCACAAGGTGAATTTACTTATTTCCTTCGACGCGAGTGGGAAAAAGATTCCGAAGCGATCATAGCGAAGATCGAGTCCAAGTTCCAATATCCTGTCTTCCTCAAACCAGCAAACTTGGGCTCTAGTGTTGGTATTTCGAAAGCAGGAAATCGGGAAGAACTGATCGAGGGAATCCATTTGGCGATCAAATATGACCGCAAAGTGGTGGTAGAGGAATTTATTCCAGCACGAGAAATAGAAGTAGCTGTACTTGGGAACGATGATCCTGTAGCCTCCATGCCTGGAGAGATCATCTCCTCCAATGATTTTTATGATTATAATGCAAAATATGTAGATGGCAAATCTATTATCGAGATTCCTGCCAAACTACCAGCAGATAAATTGGAACAGATTCGTGAATGGGCAATTAAGGCGTATAAAGCGATTGATTGTTCTGGTTTGTCTCGTGTCGATTTCTTCTATCGTAAAGATAATGGAGAGATCCTAATCAATGAAATCAACACCATGCCAGGATTCACGCAATTTAGCATGTACGCTAAAATGTGGGAGCAGTCTGGCGTTTCGTACTCCGAGTTGGTTGATCGTTTAATCGAACTAGCTTTGGATCGTTTTGAAGATAAGCAAAAATCGTTTAATAGTATTTAA
- the yihA gene encoding ribosome biogenesis GTP-binding protein YihA/YsxC, with amino-acid sequence MKITKADFVISAVKPPQFPEDALPELALAGRSNVGKSSLINSLINRKNLARTSSKPGKTQTINFYLINDSFYFADVPGYGYAKVSKTQRAEWGKMMETYFTTRENLKGVVQIIDLRHPPTADDRTMYDFLKHYEIPVLVVATKADKIPKGKWQKHLKVVKEGLDLDPQDKILYYSSETKENKDQVWKLIREYLQLGTHPEQPE; translated from the coding sequence ATGAAAATCACGAAAGCTGATTTTGTAATTAGCGCAGTGAAGCCACCTCAATTCCCAGAAGACGCCCTGCCAGAGCTTGCATTGGCTGGGCGCTCTAATGTGGGGAAGTCTTCGCTGATTAATTCCTTAATCAATCGAAAAAACCTAGCTCGGACAAGCTCAAAACCAGGTAAGACCCAAACGATTAACTTTTATCTGATTAATGATTCCTTTTACTTTGCTGATGTTCCAGGGTATGGTTATGCCAAAGTCTCCAAAACACAGCGTGCCGAGTGGGGAAAAATGATGGAGACTTATTTTACAACTCGGGAGAATCTCAAAGGAGTCGTCCAAATTATCGATCTGCGTCACCCACCTACTGCGGATGACCGAACGATGTATGACTTTTTAAAACATTACGAGATCCCAGTCTTGGTAGTCGCTACCAAAGCGGACAAGATCCCGAAAGGGAAATGGCAAAAACATCTGAAGGTAGTGAAAGAAGGATTGGATTTAGATCCTCAAGATAAGATTCTTTACTATTCTTCTGAAACGAAGGAAAACAAAGACCAGGTATGGAAGTTGATTCGAGAATATCTTCAATTGGGCACTCATCCCGAACAACCAGAATAA
- the lon gene encoding endopeptidase La, which produces MAGKEEELVLPLLPLRGLLVFPTMVLHLDVGREKSVEALEKAMLGEHHILLASQRDAQVEEPDQDEIYEMGTVSKIRQMLKLPNGTVRVLIEGVYRGKIRSFTEEDSFYEVEVEKVEDVGEPDQHTEALMRTVLDQFEQYLRLSKKVSSETFASVSDIEDPGKLGDMIASHLPLKMSEKQAILELVHVEERLERILSYLHNESEVLELEKKISTRVKKQMEKAQKEYYLREQMKAIQKELGEKEGRAGEVEELRKKLSQLIAPDSVKEKIERELDRLEKIPNTSAEGGVVRTYIDWLLDIPWDKETEDDLSIQKAEKVLNEDHYGLEKAKERILEYLAVQQMVKKLRGPILCLVGPPGVGKTSLAKSIARALNRKFVRISLGGVRDEAEIRGHRRTYVGAMPGRIIQGMKTAGTSNPVFLLDEIDKMASDFRGDPASALLEVLDPNQNNTFSDHYVEIPYDLSKVMFVTTANSMYSIPRPLLDRMEVLYIAGYTELEKEKIAKTYLVPKQMEEHGLSKENILIQSNAIVKVIRNYTREAGVRNLERTIGTLCRKAARQLVGAKEKKKVVVTARNLPKYLGAEKFRYGKAEEQDQVGLATGLAWTELGGDTLSIEVTLLPGKGRLTLTGKLGDVMKESAQAAFTYIRSRAEELGIDPAFHESKDVHIHVPEGAIPKDGPSAGITMATAMVSALSGTPVSREVAMTGEITLRGRVLPIGGLKEKSLAAHRAGIKHVLLPKENEKDLEEIPKSILSEMTFTPVEHIDEVLQIALVRKPNENHES; this is translated from the coding sequence ATGGCCGGAAAAGAAGAGGAACTGGTACTACCCCTTCTCCCCTTACGAGGACTATTGGTCTTTCCGACCATGGTTCTTCATTTAGATGTAGGTCGGGAGAAGTCCGTTGAAGCGTTAGAAAAAGCAATGTTGGGAGAGCACCATATATTGCTTGCAAGTCAAAGAGATGCACAGGTGGAAGAACCAGACCAAGATGAGATATATGAGATGGGTACGGTTTCGAAAATTCGCCAAATGCTAAAGCTACCAAATGGGACTGTGCGTGTCTTGATAGAAGGAGTTTATCGTGGCAAAATCCGATCTTTTACGGAAGAAGATTCTTTTTATGAAGTAGAAGTTGAAAAAGTAGAAGATGTGGGTGAACCAGATCAACATACAGAAGCTCTTATGAGAACGGTATTGGATCAGTTTGAACAATACTTACGTCTTTCCAAGAAAGTCTCTTCTGAGACCTTTGCATCTGTTTCCGATATTGAAGATCCAGGTAAATTAGGGGATATGATCGCTTCTCATCTACCGCTGAAAATGTCAGAAAAACAAGCTATCTTGGAGCTTGTTCATGTAGAAGAGCGATTAGAACGGATTCTCTCATACTTGCATAATGAAAGTGAAGTTTTGGAGTTAGAGAAAAAAATAAGTACGCGTGTCAAAAAGCAAATGGAAAAAGCGCAAAAAGAGTATTACTTGCGTGAACAGATGAAGGCGATTCAAAAAGAATTAGGAGAGAAAGAGGGCCGTGCTGGCGAAGTGGAAGAACTTCGGAAAAAGCTCTCCCAACTTATTGCCCCTGATTCAGTAAAAGAGAAGATCGAACGAGAATTGGATCGGCTTGAAAAAATTCCAAATACCTCCGCAGAAGGTGGCGTAGTTCGTACTTATATTGATTGGCTACTAGATATTCCTTGGGATAAAGAGACAGAAGATGATCTTTCGATTCAAAAGGCGGAAAAGGTGCTGAACGAGGATCATTATGGTCTCGAGAAAGCAAAAGAACGAATCCTAGAATATTTAGCTGTTCAGCAGATGGTAAAGAAACTACGTGGACCAATCTTATGTTTAGTAGGACCACCAGGAGTAGGGAAAACCTCTCTTGCCAAATCGATTGCTCGGGCCCTTAATCGGAAGTTTGTACGGATTAGCCTAGGCGGAGTACGAGATGAAGCCGAGATTCGTGGACATCGTCGCACTTATGTGGGAGCAATGCCTGGTCGGATTATTCAAGGGATGAAAACCGCTGGCACTTCGAATCCTGTCTTTTTGTTAGATGAAATTGATAAAATGGCAAGCGATTTCCGTGGTGATCCTGCTTCTGCTCTATTAGAAGTGTTAGACCCTAACCAAAATAACACGTTTAGTGACCATTATGTCGAGATTCCATATGATCTATCGAAAGTGATGTTTGTCACCACTGCTAATAGTATGTATTCCATTCCTCGACCACTTTTGGATCGGATGGAAGTTCTCTACATTGCTGGTTACACAGAACTAGAAAAAGAGAAGATTGCCAAAACATATCTCGTTCCTAAGCAGATGGAAGAACATGGCTTGTCCAAAGAAAATATATTAATTCAGTCCAATGCTATTGTGAAGGTAATTCGCAATTACACGAGAGAAGCAGGTGTCCGTAATTTGGAACGGACTATTGGAACACTCTGTCGAAAAGCAGCAAGACAATTAGTCGGTGCCAAAGAAAAGAAAAAGGTAGTCGTCACAGCACGCAATCTGCCAAAGTATTTGGGTGCAGAGAAATTCCGTTATGGAAAAGCAGAAGAGCAAGATCAGGTAGGACTAGCAACAGGGCTAGCTTGGACGGAGCTTGGTGGAGATACCCTTTCGATTGAGGTAACGCTATTGCCAGGAAAAGGAAGACTAACCTTGACCGGTAAACTTGGGGATGTCATGAAAGAATCAGCTCAAGCTGCTTTTACCTATATTCGCTCACGGGCAGAGGAATTAGGGATTGACCCGGCATTCCATGAGTCCAAAGATGTCCATATCCATGTTCCAGAAGGTGCAATACCGAAAGATGGTCCATCTGCTGGGATCACGATGGCGACGGCGATGGTCTCCGCATTATCAGGTACTCCTGTATCTCGTGAAGTAGCAATGACGGGTGAGATTACTTTGCGTGGGCGTGTGCTGCCAATTGGAGGGCTTAAAGAAAAGTCTCTTGCTGCTCACCGTGCTGGCATTAAACATGTACTATTACCAAAGGAAAATGAGAAAGACTTAGAAGAAATCCCAAAAAGCATTCTTAGCGAGATGACCTTTACTCCAGTAGAACATATAGATGAAGTTCTCCAAATTGCGTTAGTGAGGAAACCGAATGAAAATCACGAAAGCTGA
- the lonB gene encoding ATP-dependent protease LonB: MTWTALIMLLQVFFSIIIGIYFWNLLRGQQTSRSAVDKESRKEFEKLQKMRQVRLTEPLSERTRPSKLEEVVGQTEGIRALKAAICGPNPQHVLIYGPPGVGKTAAARIILEEAKKNERSPFGADATFVELDATTARFDERGIADPLIGSVHDPIYQGAGAMGVAGIPQPKPGAVTKAHGGILFIDEIGELHTVQMNKLLKVLEDRKVFLESAYYSSEDQNTPSHIHDIFQNGLPADFRLIGATTRTPEEIPPAIRSRCMEIFFRPLLAGEIEKVATQALERVSFAYDSDAVELITRFATNGRDAVNIVQTAVGIALTEGRHQISRTDVEWVVHSSQLTPRPDGKMPTESQIGLATGLAVYGPNQGMVLEVEVTATPTLDGRGSLSITGVVEEEEMGGGHRTLRRKSMARNSVENVLTVLRNLGVNTSRHHLHVNFPGGVPIDGPSAGITIATAIYSAVKQLPIDHRLAMTGELSIHGNVKPIGGVIAKVEAAAQAGATRVIIPKENMQASLQSIKGVKVIPVARLEEVFQTVFEEKPIEKRDEESSLEMSTNDLAFS; the protein is encoded by the coding sequence ATGACTTGGACTGCACTCATCATGTTGCTGCAAGTCTTCTTTTCTATCATCATAGGCATATATTTTTGGAACTTACTTAGAGGACAACAAACTAGTCGCAGCGCTGTAGACAAGGAGTCGCGCAAAGAATTTGAAAAACTCCAGAAGATGAGACAGGTGAGACTCACAGAACCGCTTTCAGAACGAACTCGTCCAAGTAAACTTGAGGAAGTAGTGGGGCAGACGGAAGGCATTCGTGCACTAAAAGCGGCGATTTGTGGTCCTAATCCGCAACATGTACTCATCTATGGCCCACCAGGAGTAGGCAAAACAGCTGCGGCTCGTATTATATTGGAAGAGGCCAAGAAGAATGAGCGCTCTCCCTTTGGTGCAGATGCTACGTTTGTCGAATTAGACGCTACCACCGCACGATTTGATGAACGTGGTATTGCCGATCCACTCATAGGCTCTGTACATGATCCAATTTATCAAGGTGCAGGGGCGATGGGGGTTGCTGGGATTCCACAGCCAAAACCAGGAGCTGTCACGAAAGCTCATGGGGGGATTCTGTTTATCGATGAGATCGGTGAATTACATACGGTCCAGATGAACAAGCTACTAAAAGTTTTGGAAGATCGTAAAGTTTTTTTAGAAAGTGCTTACTATAGTTCAGAAGATCAGAATACTCCTTCTCATATCCATGATATTTTTCAGAATGGTCTACCTGCAGATTTTCGACTGATTGGTGCTACTACCCGTACACCAGAAGAAATTCCTCCTGCGATCCGTTCACGTTGTATGGAAATTTTCTTCCGTCCACTACTTGCAGGAGAGATTGAAAAAGTAGCCACACAGGCGTTAGAACGAGTTTCCTTTGCTTACGACTCGGATGCTGTAGAGTTAATTACTCGTTTCGCTACCAACGGACGAGATGCAGTCAATATTGTACAGACAGCAGTGGGGATCGCTCTGACAGAGGGACGACATCAAATTTCACGGACTGATGTAGAGTGGGTAGTTCATAGTAGTCAGCTAACTCCTAGACCCGATGGGAAAATGCCGACTGAATCCCAGATTGGACTTGCGACAGGGCTTGCAGTATATGGGCCGAATCAAGGAATGGTGCTGGAGGTAGAAGTAACTGCTACTCCCACTTTAGATGGAAGAGGTAGTCTTTCGATTACAGGTGTGGTAGAGGAAGAAGAGATGGGTGGCGGACATCGAACGCTTAGAAGGAAGAGTATGGCACGCAATTCAGTGGAGAATGTGTTGACCGTGCTTCGTAACTTGGGAGTTAATACCAGCCGCCATCATCTGCATGTTAATTTTCCTGGTGGTGTTCCCATCGATGGCCCATCCGCAGGTATTACGATAGCAACTGCTATTTATTCCGCAGTGAAACAACTCCCAATTGATCATCGTCTTGCTATGACAGGGGAGCTAAGTATCCATGGGAATGTGAAGCCAATTGGTGGAGTGATTGCCAAAGTCGAAGCAGCTGCTCAGGCAGGTGCCACACGGGTTATTATTCCGAAAGAGAACATGCAAGCTAGTCTTCAAAGTATAAAAGGAGTTAAAGTGATCCCAGTGGCGAGATTGGAAGAAGTCTTTCAAACCGTTTTTGAGGAAAAGCCGATTGAAAAACGAGATGAAGAATCTAGTTTGGAAATGAGTACAAATGATCTTGCTTTTTCTTAG